Proteins encoded in a region of the Vicia villosa cultivar HV-30 ecotype Madison, WI linkage group LG5, Vvil1.0, whole genome shotgun sequence genome:
- the LOC131603358 gene encoding cyclic phosphodiesterase-like isoform X1 — protein sequence MATSTNKEIYSVWAIPPEDICTRLASLMTTLGSEFRGPHFEPHMTVVGAIELTPDDAVNKLRSACEGVKAFEVTVDRVATGTFFYQCVYLLLHPNPQIVETNAHCCSHFGYTNSTPYMPHVSLLYGDLTDEEKQKAQERTNILDNTLSGLSFQISRLALYKTDTKDKTLKSWEKIAECTLTPN from the exons ATGGCAACATCAACAAACAAAGAAATCTATTCCGTGTGGGCGATTCCACCGGAAGACATATGCACCCGCCTCGCCAGCCTCATGACCACCCTCGGTTCCGAATTCCGTGGTCCCCACTTCGAACCACACATGACCGTCGTCGGAGCAATAGAATTAACCCCCGACGACGCGGTCAACAAACTCCGATCAGCTTGTGAAGGCGTTAAGGCTTTTGAAGTTACCGTTGACAGGGTTGCCACCGGAACGTTCTTTTATCAGTGTGTTTATCTTCTCCTTCATCCTAACCCTCag ATAGTGGAAACCAATGCACACTGCTGCAGCCATTTTGGTTATACCAATTCAACTC CTTACATGCCACACGTGAGCCTTTTGTATGGAGATTTGACCGATGAAGAGAAACAAAAGGCTCAAGAAAGAACTAATATTCTCGACAACACTCTCAGTGGTTTGAGCTTTCAGATAAGTAGGCTTGCATTATACAAAACCGACACGAAAGACAAAACACTAAAATCATGGGAGAAAATTGCTGAATGCACTCTTACTCCAAACTAG